CGTTTGCGGATCGTGAGGGTGCGTAGTCTAAGCAGGGCCAAATGGATGTCTTTGGGCCCGGCGACCTCTCCGAACTGATGAGGACTCGCCCGAAGCGCCGGCCATGCGGCGTCATTTGTTGTCGCGATCCCGAGGAAATGCGTCGGCCAGCGAGATATTTGGTGGCGGCGTGAAAGTAGCGTTGTCGCCCAGGTATTATCCATCATCACGAAGCACCCGACTGGTGTGCCAGCACACGAGCGAGCAGTTCTAGCGCCTGATGGCCGACCCTGGCATCCTTTGCAGCATGAGCCGTTCCGGGAGGTGTAGGACGATGCGGCCACGTAGAGCTTCTTCTCTTCTCAAGACCGAACGGACGGCAGGATCTACAGAACCAGACGAGGCACGCGCCGATGTGTTCAGCTAAACTGAAAGATTTTGCAACAAGACCGGCAGGGACTCGACCACGCCTATGTCAGCCCGGTTGAGTTCGGGCGCAAGACGGGTTAGCTGAACCCGGTGTCCATTAAACCGGCAGCAGCTCACTGACGTAAAGCGTGAGCACGTCGTCAACCTGCATGCGGCTCGTCGCATCGCACACGCCGCGACCGTATCACCACGGTTGTAGTGCCGGCTTGTCTGCGTCCTCGCCAGATATGCTCGGGGTCCGTTTCTACGTGGCTGAGGTGAGCGCCCGTCGTTGCCCAAGCTTTGGCGCCGCAATCGTGTTGATGTGCATGTGCCCGTCTCGTGCGGCCATTGCCACGCCGATAGTGCGCCTTTACGCCGTGGGCCAGCCACCAATCCTAGTAGGCGTCCCTTGATCGCTCTTGGCCTACAATTCCGCAGCCCGTGGGAGCTTGAGATCCTCCCGCGAAGGCGAGGTGGTTAGCGTTGTTATGGCAAGGTTGGCCACTGAAGTTAGTGGGGCGTGGTAGGGACAGCGCTTTTTCGGACCAGCACAAGCGCCGAGTCACGTCGAGGCTAACTTCACCGGCAGCGTGGGCGCGGCAGGGACAGCGTCGAGTTCTCTTGAGGGAAGGCGCCGAGTCGCACCTGCGTTGCCGTCAATATCAAAGGGGTTAACCCGCTAGTTAGCTATGAAATGGAGGTATGAAACATACGCCGGGCTAGCCGAGATCATTATCGTGCCGAGAGGATGCGCCGTCTGGACTGTGATCGGTGTTGTGACCGGGCAGGCCGCATGCCAGGGCAACGTCACCTTCACGGGGCTTTTCATGAAGGACGCTGCCGACTTGGTCGACGCGCTGTCTTGGATCTCTACTTTCAAGCATCGTCGATCGCGCAAGTTATGGCAGGGGCGGACTGCGCCTGTCCTCCAGCCCGACTTGATCCCCTCAACTAGCTCTGGGACGATCTGAAGAGCATCTGTTCGTCGATAGGAACGAGCGCTCGAGTACGGCAACAGATCACCGTATTCCTCCACGATAAGGCGTCAGGTCCGGATTGATTCGAGTCGCAATGGACGAGTACGGCACAGTAGCGCTTCGAGCATGCGAATCTTCAACTCGACAACGCTCGGCTCGTTACACAGTGCCAACCGTCCGCTCGATTAAGTCCGCATGGGGAAGCGCGTCCGCAGTCCAGCCGAGTGGCAGCAGCGTATCGGCGAAGCGCCAAACCACATGGCGCTAAGACACTATGGCAGCCGCTCCCAGGAGAGGAGCGCGCCAATACCATTTCGCCGGATTGAGCAACGGAACGACGGTAAGGCCGAACCCGATTCTGAAAGCGGCGTCTGCCAAACGAAATCGGCGTCAAGTACGGCGACAAAGGCAGTGGAAAGCGGCAAAGAGTCATGAGGGCAGCAGCATCAGAGCGCGTACCGCGTAAGAAACCGACGGAATTGTGCGATCGGGCCGCCGGTGAAGATAACGCGTCCAGTACTCCCAATCGCGCAGCCGAGATCTGACTCTCCTGCGAGATCTGAAACAATCACGGTGACATCAAGGCGCTGGAGGTGCTGCGCACTTGGACCCAGCAAAGGAGCCTCATTGTAGGACTCCTGACGAAGACTCCGTCGCGGGCTGGCGCGAGTTCGGCCTCGAGGTAGTTAACTCGAACCGAGAACTCGATCAGTGGCTGGCCGAACTTAATGTCGAGAGCGAGTAAGTGAAATCGCGCATCGTCCATAGGCGCCGGAGTCGCAAGCCACAGCAAATCGGCGGGGCGGACCAGACGCTCGCGACGCCGAGTCCGCCCCTAACATCTCCGTATCTGGAGCAATACGTGATGGTACCCCTAACCAAGCAAGGGCCGTGCCGAATTGAGAATTGGAGGTTCAGCAGGGACTTCGTAGCGGGCTGCAGGATCAAGTTGTCGACATTCGTTTGAGAGCTGACGTCCGTCGTCAGACTCCTTGAACCAGCTGTAATACATCGAGGCGGCAATGCCTTCTGGGCGGCAGATCTCGAGATGTTCTCCTTGCCGCGCACAGCACCATGCGGATCCTCTCTTCCGCCGAATAATGCCGGCGGGTCTGTCGTCTAATGTCTTTTTACAACTTGTTCTGCCGGTGCTTTGCCCGGTCCGGATTTCTGTTTTATCTTCGCTCCCGCTGGCTACTATGAACCAGGAACTCCTCCCAAAGCAAAATCACACTGCCTGTTTCACAAACCCTGACGGCGAATACTTTTTATATCAGCGTGGCGCCTCGGCTAGCTAAGTGCCGCGCAAGGTCAAGCGCCGGAAGAAGTGCATGTCTAAGACAGTTCGCGAAGCTGGACTGGCAGGCCCAAGCAAGCATCGATCGTTTGCGCCGGACCAAAACCGCGCCGCACCCCACGTGCGCGTCACTCGGAAATCTGCACGTACTTCGCTATGGCGAGTAAGGTCTCGGCTTGAGGCTGACGGCCCGGAAAGCTGTCGTAGGCTCGTGGCTCAACAACGGTCGCCTACTGTGCAGATTAGGCTGCTTCGCCGGATCATGCATCCTGCTGTAAGACGGGCTCGGCTTGAAGACTGTGAACGGTCTTTCGAACGCATCCGGAAATGCGCAGCATCTTCTCGACTGAAACAATCTAAACGGCAGGGGATACTGCTTCGGTGGCAGTCCGAGGCAGCTTGCAATACTGAACTCGCTTGAGAAGCCGCGCTCTTGAGAGTGAACCAAATCAATGTCCATCGTTCATGGCAGCCGCTCGTCTTGTTAGTTCTTGTGCATGGTGGAATCTGCGCGAAGTTGATGGATGCTAGAGAGGGCAACAATGCGCGTATTCGAGACAACCCAAATTGGCCGGCCCACTGGTATCCGAAGAAGTGCCTCGGAGATTCCAGGCCGAAACCGACACGACCCCCGGTGCAGACCATCGCGCTCGATGCACCAGGTACTATCGCATCGAAACGTGAAGGCGCCAGCTTTGAAGTGACAGGGCTTCGTAGGTGCGAGCTCAAATGTTTGAGTATTTCCCTGAAAGCGCAGGTATGATCACCATCATTGGCGGGGAATTTCTTGTTCGAAGCCGCCGTCCGTCTCAGCCAGCTTCCGGAGCGTGCGGAGGTCGACACGTCCGCCTGAGGGAGTGTCAATATAGTCTATGTCTACTCCCGATCTCTCAAGACACTCCGCCTTACACAGGGCTTCTCTTGCGCTCAAACTTTGAACCGAAAAATGCCTTCGGCTAAACCCCGTTCGATGACACCTAATACTGTAGGGCACGGATCCCCCTCGTTGAGAGCGACAGTATAACCAACTTCCCGTAACAGTGCGACCGACCATTCTTGGGAGGTCCTTGCGGGCGCGTTGGCGCCTCCTGCTCTCCGCTTCGGCTTCACGGTTCGACATTAGAAGGGGAAGTTCGATGATCGAGTTCTTGTCACTCGGTCCAACCATCGGCTCAGTTCGATGACTCGCGCCAAATACCATATTCGTTCGGTGCCATTGGCGGTACCTGGTCGTCTTTCGCTTGGCACGATGCTTGCTAAAGATCATTCGCTCCGAGAGGCGAGAGAGAGAAAAACTGCAAGGGCTTACAAAAACAACATGAGCACAACGGCTTTGATCGGTGGCGTCATTCCGAGCACCGATGTGGTGAAACGTGCAGCGCGCATTGGCGCCGAAATCAAAAATATCAAGCTATCAGGCGATCTACCGGATCACGCGATCGCTGCGATCAACAGCTTATTGCTCGAGCACAAGGTGATCTTCTTCCGTAATCAAGCACATCTCAATGACGCCGAGCAGGAGCGCTTTGCCGCTCGTCTCGGAAAGTTAGTGCCGCATCCGATGCTCGGTGCCACCAAGGGGATGGCGTCGCTCCTCGAACTGGACTCCACTCGCGGCGGCGGTCGCGCAGACGTTTGGCATGCGGATGGGACCTTCGCCGACGCCTATCCCAAGATTTTGGTCCTGCGGGCCGTTGTAATGCCAAGGTTCGGAGGCGACACGGTGTGGTCGAACACAGCTGCCGCTTATCTTGGTCTGCCGCCGCCCCTACAACGGCTTGCCGACGGCCTATGGGCCGTTCACAGCAACGTTTTCGATTACGCCGGGATCGCGCGTGTCCGCGAGGTCGACAAGAAGCACTTTGACGAGGTGTTCACCAGAACGGTTTTTGAGACCGAGCATCCCGTTGTGCGCGTCCACCCCGA
The DNA window shown above is from Bradyrhizobium sp. CB1650 and carries:
- a CDS encoding TauD/TfdA family dioxygenase; translated protein: MSTTALIGGVIPSTDVVKRAARIGAEIKNIKLSGDLPDHAIAAINSLLLEHKVIFFRNQAHLNDAEQERFAARLGKLVPHPMLGATKGMASLLELDSTRGGGRADVWHADGTFADAYPKILVLRAVVMPRFGGDTVWSNTAAAYLGLPPPLQRLADGLWAVHSNVFDYAGIARVREVDKKHFDEVFTRTVFETEHPVVRVHPETGERTLVLGALVKHFVGVGKYDGQKLFDLFQSHITAPENTVRWNWIEGDIAIWDNRATQHYAVNDYGDQHRVVRRATVEGDVPVSVDGRSSVTRFKATE